The proteins below come from a single Aquarana catesbeiana isolate 2022-GZ linkage group LG12, ASM4218655v1, whole genome shotgun sequence genomic window:
- the NPB gene encoding neuropeptide B — protein MACVSPRSSLRLTLLCSALALLLSCQRTAAWYKQSTGPSYYSVGRASGLLSGIRRSPDIRRSEPENAVEGADAADDSFLSAFGSQRQGAVLKNMALCVKDVSPNLHSCELIPDTSSTFQCKAQIYLSLDSTDCLTP, from the exons ATGGCGTGTGTGAGCCCCCGTTCCTCCCTACGACTCACCCTGCTGTGCAGCGCCCTGGCTCTCCtgctctcctgccagcgcaccgccgcCTGGTACAAGCAGTCCACCGGCCCCAGCTACTACTCCGTGGGCAGGGCGTCCGGGCTGCTCTCCGGCATCCGACGGTCGCCCGACATACGCCGCTCCGAGCCCGAGAACGCGGTGGAGGGCGCCGACGCCGCAGACGACAGTTTCCTGAGCGCCTTCGGGAGCCAGCGGCAGGGAGCCGTGCTCAAGAACATG GCGCTGTGTGTGAAAGACGTCTCTCCGAACCTGCACAGCTGTGAACTCATCCCGGACACATCCAGCACCTTCCAGTGCAAAGCTCAGATCTATCTATCACTGGACAGCACGGACTGTCTCACCCCGTAA